A DNA window from Eptesicus fuscus isolate TK198812 chromosome 8, DD_ASM_mEF_20220401, whole genome shotgun sequence contains the following coding sequences:
- the LOC103288256 gene encoding G-protein coupled receptor 183-like, translating into MASSTATPSSISHNASFCLPHHPPRAASVMLCLFYTVLLVFSTLGNTLALFLARQKDKKSNSTNVYLVHLAVSDLLFTLALPGKITYYALDFSWPFGEGLCRLTAFIFYLNTYGGIYLMTCVSVDRYLAVVRTHQRPRLRSASRAKLVCVAVWALAVLQTVPLLLLTMTIPVAGKVTCMEYDSVEKVFRLSAIVLGACVVGFWGPVGVMLFCYVKITVKLCRTARDNPLTSEKGHHRRACLLTLVVLVALVLCFSPYHLNITQFMVRQMLYLPSCPEQSAFKVSLQLTVSLMNTNCAIDPLIYFFASTRYREWLLDILKLRASASSSSSPVRTSSETQSTTRLEALPLEENKV; encoded by the coding sequence ATGGCTTCCAGCACAGCCACCCCAAGCAGCATCTCCCACAATGCCAGCTTCTGCCTTCCTCACCACCCACCCCGGGCAGCCAGCGTGATGCTCTGTCTGTTCTACACAGTCCTCCTGGTCTTCAGCACCCTGGGAAATACCCTCGCCCTCTTCCTTGCCCGTcaaaaggacaagaagagcaacTCAACAAACGTCTACTTGGTCCACCTGGCGGTGTCCGACCTTCTGTTCACACTGGCTCTGCCTGGGAAGATCACCTACTACGCGCTGGACTTCAGCTGGCCTTTTGGGGAAGGGCTCTGCAGGCTGACGGCCTTCATATTCTACCTGAACACCTACGGGGGCATCTACCTCATGACGTGCGTGAGCGTGGACCGCTACCTGGCTGTGGTCCGCACCCACCAGCGCCCCCGGCTCCGCAGTGCCAGCCGAGCAAAGCTGGTCTGCGTGGCCGTCTGGGCCCTGGCGGTCCTGCAGACGGTGCCCCTGCTCTTGTTAACCATGACCATACCTGTGGCAGGCAAGGTCACCTGCATGGAGTATGACAGCGTTGAGAAGGTCTTCAGGCTGTCCGCCATCGTCCTGGGGGCTTGTGTCGTGGGCTTCTGGGGGCCGGTGGGGGTCATGCTATTTTGTTACGTGAAGATCACGGTGAAGCTGTGCAGGACAGCCCGGGACAACCCTCTGACAAGTGAGAAAGGGCACCACCGGCGGGCCTGCCTGCTCACGCTGGTGGTGCTGGTCGCTCTGGTGCTGTGCTTCAGCCCCTACCACCTCAACATCACCCAGTTCATGGTGAGGCAGATGCTCTACCTGCCGTCCTGCCCCGAGCAGAGCGCCTTCAAAGTGTCCCTGCAGCTCACCGTGTCCCTCATGAACACGAACTGTGCCATCGACCCCCTCATTTACTTCTTTGCATCTACACGTTACAGGGAATGGCTCCTCGACATTTTAAAACTCAGGGCGTCAGcatcctcttcttcttccccagTGAGAACTTCCTCAGAAACACAAAGCACCACCAGGCTGGAGGCTCTGCCCTTAGAGGAGAATAAAGTCTAA